One window of Chryseobacterium sp. JJR-5R genomic DNA carries:
- a CDS encoding UvrD-helicase domain-containing protein codes for MQNSYTVINASAGSGKTYALVQRLLMICLRYPNQQHAIRNILALTFTNKAANEMKERILSWLGNFSADNYVNNGDLKNIQKAFEEQGLKITIDELHERAKKMLDYVLHNYSTLNIGTIDRFNSRLVRSFSHELGLAKNFNLEIEAEPFLIEAVDKMLDQIGENELISNSFMDYVDYSLENNERINLNKNLYDSAKEFVKDIHYEHLKNNKDFDAANYEHIKNTLRKEITANKKLAAEIASKSVELFTSRNIGIEDFAQGKNGIGGFFTKVQDFYHQKRPGFPFPTTAEESVLNNYRKGAASKSKHKESEILEILELLLENRMKLILLYIETQKKEKILSALLPLKVNKDIQDELKKIEDENDLVLLSKFNILINENLRNEPSAFIYEKVGSQFQHYFFDEFQDTSELQWQNFLPLRDHSVSTDNTSFTLVGDPKQSIYRFRGGESKLMLDIINKKEISPKPAELLVLKDNWRSAKNIVTFNNELYKFHSEILEEEHQNIFGTDAEQHPKSSKEGRVKVNLIENLTNEYFYTDTSECMRKDIQEILDNGFTFSDITILCRGNFDIFSYSQKLGNLKVRYKGEETNIKTISDKGLTLELSNTLKAVIEFLKWETNPKNKPSLIMMMYYLNKLERIRMADFTLEMKEILDMESHENTMEFIQNKYALQLKQDNFPRFNLYNFVEYYINEFSVENKETDFLLNFLEMLFNFTQNAGASAKEFLKYWDEEASAYTIQASENIDAVQIMTIHKAKGLEFPVVFIPMMNKNRDAEFTNWFETSQDTALKSVNINQFSKNLEVYDKEIEQFNRQNSYKNAVDRLCLQYVATTRPVEQLFFYIQKANKTSNNLELLEFLRSKNTENLDEFDLYQTHPEMLKKYTKDKTSSFKTRDIRILKNINEKNTSIRIATPSKNYQVKNEKVRIGLFVHELLSQINTSADIQKVLDCYILEGHISIGESEEISRNLHEILETYAEFFDGQWEIINERDIMISEKGESRVYRPDRMLKSTDGYIIIDFKTGEENRKDEQQIENYKNILEKLGRKVLKTQLIYL; via the coding sequence ATGCAAAATTCTTACACCGTCATCAATGCTTCGGCCGGTTCGGGGAAAACATATGCCCTTGTTCAGCGCCTCCTGATGATCTGCCTCCGTTATCCCAACCAGCAGCATGCGATCAGGAATATCCTGGCCCTGACTTTTACCAATAAGGCAGCGAATGAGATGAAGGAAAGAATCCTCTCCTGGCTTGGCAATTTTTCGGCTGATAATTACGTTAACAACGGAGACCTGAAGAATATTCAGAAAGCTTTTGAGGAACAGGGTCTGAAGATTACCATTGATGAGCTGCACGAGCGGGCAAAGAAAATGCTTGATTATGTCCTGCACAATTATTCTACTTTAAACATCGGGACGATAGACCGTTTTAATTCCCGTCTGGTGAGGAGCTTTTCGCATGAACTCGGCCTGGCTAAAAATTTCAACCTTGAAATTGAAGCAGAACCGTTCCTGATTGAAGCCGTTGATAAAATGCTGGACCAGATCGGGGAAAATGAACTGATCTCCAATTCCTTCATGGATTACGTAGATTACAGCCTGGAAAACAATGAACGGATCAACCTGAATAAAAACCTTTATGATTCGGCAAAAGAGTTTGTAAAAGACATTCATTATGAACACCTTAAAAACAATAAGGATTTTGATGCCGCCAATTATGAGCATATAAAAAATACCCTTCGGAAAGAAATTACAGCCAATAAAAAACTGGCGGCCGAAATTGCTTCAAAGTCTGTAGAACTCTTTACATCAAGAAATATCGGGATTGAAGATTTTGCACAGGGAAAAAACGGGATAGGAGGGTTTTTCACTAAAGTCCAGGATTTTTACCACCAGAAAAGGCCAGGCTTTCCTTTTCCGACCACCGCTGAAGAATCGGTACTTAACAATTACCGCAAAGGGGCTGCCTCCAAATCAAAGCATAAAGAATCTGAAATTCTTGAGATCCTGGAGCTGCTGCTGGAAAACAGGATGAAGCTGATCCTTCTGTATATTGAAACGCAGAAAAAAGAAAAAATCTTATCGGCACTCCTGCCTCTGAAAGTAAATAAGGATATTCAGGATGAGCTTAAAAAGATCGAGGATGAAAATGACCTGGTCTTACTTTCAAAATTCAATATCCTGATCAATGAAAACCTCAGGAATGAGCCTTCTGCATTTATCTACGAAAAGGTAGGGTCGCAGTTCCAGCATTATTTCTTTGATGAGTTCCAGGATACTTCCGAGCTCCAGTGGCAGAACTTCCTCCCGCTGAGAGACCATTCCGTATCTACAGACAACACTTCTTTTACGCTGGTAGGAGACCCGAAACAGAGTATTTACCGGTTCCGTGGCGGCGAAAGCAAATTAATGCTGGACATCATCAATAAAAAGGAAATTTCGCCGAAACCTGCCGAACTGCTGGTTTTAAAGGACAACTGGCGGAGCGCAAAAAATATCGTGACCTTCAACAATGAACTTTATAAATTCCATTCGGAGATTCTGGAGGAAGAACATCAAAACATTTTCGGAACGGATGCCGAACAGCATCCCAAATCTTCAAAGGAAGGCCGGGTAAAAGTAAACCTGATCGAGAATTTAACCAATGAATATTTTTATACCGATACCTCCGAATGCATGCGTAAAGACATCCAGGAAATCCTTGATAACGGCTTTACTTTTTCTGACATCACCATTCTCTGCAGGGGAAATTTCGATATTTTCAGCTACTCCCAAAAATTGGGAAACCTCAAGGTGCGCTACAAAGGCGAGGAAACCAATATCAAAACCATTTCAGACAAAGGCCTTACCCTAGAACTGTCCAACACACTGAAAGCGGTAATTGAGTTCCTGAAATGGGAAACCAACCCGAAAAACAAGCCCAGCCTGATCATGATGATGTATTACCTGAATAAGCTGGAAAGGATCCGCATGGCAGATTTCACTTTGGAAATGAAAGAGATCCTGGATATGGAATCCCATGAAAACACCATGGAATTTATTCAGAACAAGTATGCTTTACAGCTGAAGCAGGATAATTTCCCAAGGTTCAACCTGTATAATTTCGTGGAGTATTACATCAATGAATTTTCAGTTGAAAATAAAGAAACGGATTTCCTTCTGAACTTCCTGGAAATGCTTTTCAACTTCACCCAGAATGCGGGAGCAAGCGCAAAAGAATTCCTGAAATACTGGGATGAAGAGGCATCTGCCTATACCATTCAGGCTTCGGAAAATATTGATGCGGTACAGATCATGACCATCCATAAGGCAAAAGGGCTGGAATTCCCTGTTGTTTTTATCCCGATGATGAACAAGAACCGCGACGCGGAATTTACCAACTGGTTTGAAACAAGCCAGGACACGGCACTGAAATCTGTAAACATCAACCAATTCAGTAAAAACCTGGAGGTTTATGATAAGGAAATCGAACAGTTCAACAGGCAGAATTCTTATAAAAATGCTGTAGACAGGCTGTGCCTTCAGTATGTGGCTACCACACGGCCGGTAGAACAGCTGTTTTTTTATATTCAGAAAGCCAATAAGACCTCAAACAACCTGGAGCTTCTGGAATTCCTGCGATCTAAAAACACGGAAAACCTGGATGAATTCGATCTGTATCAAACCCATCCTGAAATGCTGAAAAAGTATACGAAAGATAAAACCTCATCCTTCAAAACCAGGGATATCCGGATCCTGAAGAATATCAATGAAAAAAACACGTCCATAAGGATTGCCACGCCATCAAAAAATTACCAGGTGAAGAATGAAAAGGTAAGAATCGGGCTCTTTGTGCATGAGTTGCTGTCCCAGATCAATACGTCCGCGGATATTCAGAAAGTACTGGACTGTTATATTTTAGAAGGCCATATCAGTATTGGAGAAAGCGAAGAGATCAGCCGCAACCTTCATGAGATCCTTGAAACATATGCTGAATTCTTTGACGGCCAATGGGAAATCATCAACGAAAGGGATATCATGATTTCAGAAAAAGGCGAAAGCAGGGTGTACCGGCCGGACAGGATGCTGAAAAGCACCGATGGCTATATCATTATCGATTTTAAAACCGGAGAAGAAAACCGGAAAGATGAACAGCAGATTGAAAATTATAAAAATATTCTTGAAAAATTAGGAAGAAAGGTACTCAAGACCCAGCTGATTTATTTGTAA
- a CDS encoding carboxypeptidase-like regulatory domain-containing protein, with protein MKLKLLFFLFSVFFIHTNAQDYIFGKIISEDQNELPEVTVINIRTDERVSTNRDGHFMISGRAGDELRFVKNGYERAQQKVTVQNISSPINIILVRAATLIAEVEIKKDITGDITIDSKNLDSPKKVQKLKSDLGLYMSKKSDPRIMAARPGEFVQPKGQGFSIGKVKNKWDDVDLSSYLRYALGEKYFTDLKIDRALIQHFIYYVFAGGFERKNILKYGFCSDADLMRFQRAVLNRISSYRAPQTQR; from the coding sequence GTGAAACTTAAACTACTCTTTTTCCTATTCAGTGTTTTCTTTATCCATACCAATGCCCAGGACTATATTTTCGGGAAAATTATTTCCGAAGATCAGAATGAGCTGCCTGAAGTAACCGTCATCAACATCAGGACCGATGAAAGGGTTTCCACCAACCGGGACGGGCACTTCATGATTTCGGGCAGGGCAGGGGACGAACTGCGTTTTGTGAAAAACGGCTATGAACGGGCCCAGCAGAAAGTAACCGTACAAAATATCAGTTCGCCAATCAATATAATACTGGTAAGAGCGGCAACTCTGATTGCCGAGGTGGAAATTAAAAAAGACATCACCGGGGATATTACCATTGATTCTAAAAACCTGGATTCTCCCAAAAAAGTGCAGAAGCTGAAAAGCGATCTCGGCCTTTATATGTCCAAGAAATCCGATCCCAGAATTATGGCGGCGAGACCGGGGGAATTCGTTCAGCCGAAGGGGCAGGGGTTTTCTATTGGAAAAGTTAAAAACAAATGGGATGATGTGGATTTGAGCAGTTACCTCCGTTATGCTTTGGGTGAAAAATATTTTACCGATTTGAAAATTGATCGTGCTCTGATCCAGCATTTTATCTATTATGTTTTTGCAGGAGGTTTTGAGAGAAAAAATATTTTGAAATACGGGTTTTGCAGCGATGCGGATCTAATGAGGTTTCAAAGAGCCGTTCTGAACAGGATTTCCTCATACAGGGCCCCGCAGACACAGAGATAA
- a CDS encoding carboxypeptidase-like regulatory domain-containing protein, giving the protein MKFGFSGVLLFSVSCMVLSQTVRGKVTDEDGIELPAVTVINITSDKKTYTDADGVFSVDASAKDEIRFTRPGFERASIRTGENLNGELNIKLIRTAREIEEVKVPHITGDLTKDARSAAKADKGRAVQDAVGLPQPRGKMREKPAEVKQVLIPIILGQLNVQGMYDLISGKARRQKRQYRYDDLQEDILWIRDRVEEDYFTKEGIPKERISEFIAFSFISRPQSRTFVKSKNLSGALLSMDEMIPVFKARLQEDRR; this is encoded by the coding sequence ATGAAATTCGGATTTTCAGGTGTGCTGCTTTTCTCAGTATCCTGTATGGTTCTGTCACAAACGGTCAGAGGGAAAGTTACTGATGAAGACGGTATTGAACTTCCTGCTGTTACGGTCATCAACATCACTTCTGATAAAAAAACCTATACAGATGCAGACGGTGTATTTTCTGTCGATGCCTCGGCTAAAGATGAAATCAGATTCACTAGGCCGGGTTTTGAGAGAGCTTCAATACGGACCGGTGAAAACCTTAATGGAGAGCTGAATATTAAACTGATAAGAACGGCCCGCGAAATTGAAGAGGTGAAGGTTCCCCATATTACCGGAGACCTTACAAAAGATGCCCGATCCGCAGCAAAAGCGGATAAAGGCAGAGCCGTTCAGGATGCCGTGGGGCTTCCGCAGCCCAGAGGCAAAATGCGGGAAAAGCCTGCCGAAGTAAAGCAGGTCCTGATCCCGATTATTTTAGGGCAGCTGAATGTTCAGGGGATGTACGACCTCATCAGCGGAAAGGCCAGGCGGCAGAAGCGGCAGTACCGATATGATGACCTTCAGGAAGATATTCTGTGGATCAGGGACCGGGTGGAAGAGGATTATTTTACCAAAGAAGGAATTCCGAAAGAAAGAATTTCAGAATTCATTGCATTCTCTTTTATTTCAAGGCCGCAGTCCCGGACATTTGTAAAGTCTAAAAATTTATCCGGAGCTTTACTGAGCATGGATGAAATGATCCCTGTTTTTAAAGCAAGACTGCAGGAAGACAGAAGGTAA
- a CDS encoding SIMPL domain-containing protein, with protein MYKNIIAVAVAAVGFIAGFAFLGNAIKNRNKSENTIAVTGLGTKQFTSNLITWSGSFSKNNPDLKAAYDELASDRKVINDYLISKGIKQGEIVFSSVDIQKQFRSYNDANGSYVQGEFSGYNLTQKVSIESREVAKIENLSRNITEIINRGIEFTSSSPSYFYTKLAAVKQEMIASATKDAKARAEKIAENSGSSLGNLKKATMGVIQITAPNSNEDYSYGGTFNTSSREKEASITIKLEYGVD; from the coding sequence ATGTATAAAAATATCATTGCAGTTGCTGTAGCAGCTGTCGGGTTTATTGCAGGCTTTGCTTTTTTAGGAAATGCCATTAAAAACAGGAATAAATCTGAAAATACCATTGCTGTAACAGGCCTGGGGACAAAACAGTTTACTTCCAACCTGATTACCTGGTCCGGAAGTTTTTCCAAAAATAATCCTGACCTGAAGGCTGCTTATGACGAACTGGCTTCAGACCGGAAAGTAATCAATGACTATTTAATCTCCAAAGGGATAAAACAGGGCGAAATTGTTTTTTCTTCGGTGGATATCCAGAAACAGTTCAGAAGTTATAACGATGCAAACGGCAGCTATGTCCAGGGTGAATTCTCTGGCTACAACCTGACGCAGAAAGTTTCAATCGAAAGCAGGGAAGTGGCAAAAATTGAAAACCTTTCCAGAAATATCACGGAAATCATCAACCGGGGCATTGAATTTACGTCTTCTTCCCCCAGTTATTTTTATACAAAATTAGCTGCCGTAAAGCAGGAAATGATTGCTTCGGCAACCAAAGATGCCAAAGCACGGGCAGAAAAAATAGCGGAAAACTCAGGGAGCAGCTTGGGCAATCTTAAAAAAGCAACGATGGGTGTTATCCAGATCACAGCCCCGAATTCAAATGAAGACTATTCCTACGGCGGAACCTTCAATACTTCTTCCAGAGAAAAAGAAGCAAGCATCACGATTAAACTGGAATATGGAGTAGATTAA
- a CDS encoding GNAT family N-acetyltransferase codes for MEFLQIMSPEDYRFQEIYHSYCTAFTEDERRDRDKLAALFLHPKVKIVSILHETKNAGYLILWELSTCTFVEHFEVFTEFRNQNLGSHIMQYLSENHPRIILEIEPENRDENAGRRYAFYRKNGFSPIDEMYVQPSYGKDKKPLNLWLLANYIPEKLQEVKDEIYDVVYH; via the coding sequence ATGGAATTTTTACAGATTATGTCACCTGAAGACTATAGGTTCCAGGAAATTTACCATTCCTACTGTACTGCTTTTACCGAAGACGAGAGAAGGGACCGGGACAAGCTGGCTGCTCTTTTTCTTCATCCCAAAGTAAAAATCGTTTCTATTTTGCATGAAACGAAAAATGCAGGATATCTTATCCTGTGGGAGCTGAGTACCTGTACTTTTGTAGAACATTTTGAAGTTTTCACGGAATTCAGGAACCAGAACCTCGGTTCTCATATCATGCAATATTTATCTGAAAACCATCCGCGGATTATTCTGGAAATCGAACCTGAAAATCGGGATGAAAACGCCGGAAGACGGTATGCTTTTTACAGGAAAAACGGTTTCAGTCCGATTGACGAAATGTATGTGCAGCCCAGTTACGGGAAAGACAAAAAACCTTTGAATTTATGGCTGCTCGCCAATTATATCCCTGAAAAGCTGCAGGAAGTTAAGGATGAAATTTATGATGTTGTATATCATTAA
- a CDS encoding PspC family transcriptional regulator, with product MLDNMRHKMEREWFGVLTRTGAKLGIPVSKLRVFFIYSTFATAGFFFLIYLGLAFTLWVKDIFITRRPNVFDL from the coding sequence ATGCTTGACAACATGCGCCATAAAATGGAAAGGGAATGGTTTGGCGTTCTTACGAGAACTGGAGCGAAACTGGGGATTCCCGTATCGAAACTCAGGGTATTCTTTATCTATTCCACTTTTGCAACCGCCGGATTTTTCTTTCTTATCTACCTCGGACTGGCATTTACCCTTTGGGTAAAGGATATTTTTATTACCAGGAGGCCTAATGTTTTTGATTTATAA
- a CDS encoding DUF2851 family protein, which produces MTEKLLQYLWNFKIFKHFDFIDVEGNPVEIIAFGKWNTNAGPDFLDAKVKIRNVMLAGHIELHMKSSDWIFHNHSQDPNYRNIILHVVFHHDIDINEFTDKNIPTLELKDYIDEEVLKKYEKLADGNRFIPCEPVFEASKIPVAFHEENILKKLEEKSLDFEKSLQQFKNNFEAVLFHSLAYSFGLKVNAFIFKQMAESIDFTIINKVRQNQTQLEALLFGVSGWLDHPADEQMNLWKREFDFIKAKFNISEVQFHPKFLRLRPPNFPTIRLSQLTALYYRHQNLFSKIIHIKDADGLSELFKDVQASEYWDDHFNFGKISKIEQPKTLTKEFTDLVILNTVLPLKYTYHKYQHEEIADEIIRFYHTLSAEKNSVTEEWKKLGVEIRTALESQSLIFHYKHSCEEKNCLNCGIGFKLLKDS; this is translated from the coding sequence ATGACCGAAAAATTATTACAGTATCTCTGGAACTTCAAGATATTCAAGCATTTTGATTTTATTGACGTTGAAGGAAACCCTGTTGAAATCATCGCATTCGGGAAATGGAATACCAACGCCGGCCCGGATTTTTTAGATGCAAAAGTGAAAATCAGGAATGTTATGTTAGCCGGACATATTGAACTTCATATGAAATCGTCTGACTGGATTTTCCATAACCACTCCCAGGATCCCAATTACCGGAACATTATCCTTCATGTTGTTTTCCATCACGACATAGACATCAATGAGTTTACCGATAAAAATATTCCGACACTGGAACTGAAAGACTATATTGATGAAGAGGTACTCAAAAAATATGAGAAACTGGCAGACGGAAACCGGTTTATTCCCTGTGAGCCTGTTTTTGAAGCTTCCAAAATCCCGGTAGCCTTTCATGAAGAAAATATCCTGAAAAAGCTGGAAGAAAAATCGCTGGATTTTGAAAAGAGCCTGCAACAGTTTAAAAATAATTTTGAAGCCGTTTTATTCCATAGCCTTGCTTACTCATTTGGGCTTAAGGTAAATGCTTTTATTTTTAAACAGATGGCTGAAAGCATAGATTTCACTATCATCAATAAGGTCAGGCAGAACCAAACGCAGCTCGAAGCCCTGCTGTTCGGCGTTTCCGGATGGCTTGATCATCCGGCAGACGAACAGATGAACCTCTGGAAACGGGAATTTGACTTTATCAAAGCAAAATTCAATATTTCAGAGGTACAGTTCCATCCTAAGTTTTTGAGATTAAGGCCGCCTAATTTTCCTACCATCCGGCTGTCTCAACTGACTGCTTTGTACTATCGTCACCAGAACCTGTTTTCAAAAATTATCCATATCAAAGATGCCGATGGACTTTCTGAACTTTTTAAAGACGTACAAGCTTCAGAATATTGGGACGATCATTTTAATTTCGGTAAAATTTCAAAAATTGAGCAGCCTAAAACGCTGACGAAAGAATTCACGGATCTGGTCATCCTGAACACCGTCCTGCCCCTTAAATACACCTATCATAAATACCAACATGAAGAGATTGCAGATGAAATCATCCGTTTTTACCATACGCTTTCTGCAGAAAAGAATTCGGTAACGGAAGAATGGAAAAAACTGGGGGTAGAAATCAGGACTGCCCTGGAAAGCCAGAGCCTTATTTTTCATTATAAACATTCCTGTGAAGAAAAAAATTGCCTAAATTGCGGCATCGGTTTTAAACTTTTAAAAGATTCTTAA
- the bshA gene encoding N-acetyl-alpha-D-glucosaminyl L-malate synthase BshA, whose translation MKIGILCYPTYGGSGIVATELGMSLANKGYEVHFISSALPARLDITNPNIFFHRVNVQTYPLFQYQPYDIALSSMIYRVVNLYKLDLLHAHYAIPYAYAAFTAKQMLKEDNNDIPLVTTLHGTDITLVGQHPSYKHAVEFSINQSDAITSVSESLKRDTLQFFKIKKEIQVITNFIDNSEFEERNDCQRTQFANNDEKILIHVSNLRPVKRIDEVLQIFKNVQKKVKSKLIIIGEGPDMEKVNQFLEENPELISKIRLLGKVNDLYKILQLSDVFLLPSEQESFGLAALEAMAAHTPVISSNAGGIPEVNIQGETGFLAEIGNVEAMSNYTIKILSNEELLAQMKKNAKAQAIKFDLRNVLPVYEEMYRTTIEHFKNEITTI comes from the coding sequence ATGAAAATAGGCATACTTTGCTATCCGACCTACGGAGGGAGCGGAATTGTAGCAACAGAACTGGGCATGTCCCTGGCCAATAAAGGCTATGAAGTCCATTTTATAAGCTCTGCCCTTCCCGCAAGACTGGATATTACCAACCCTAATATTTTCTTTCACCGGGTAAATGTTCAGACCTATCCGCTTTTTCAGTACCAGCCTTATGATATTGCACTGAGCTCCATGATCTACCGTGTCGTAAACCTTTATAAACTGGACCTGCTTCATGCCCATTATGCGATTCCTTATGCCTATGCCGCTTTTACGGCCAAACAGATGCTGAAGGAGGACAATAATGATATTCCATTGGTCACAACCCTTCACGGAACGGATATCACGTTGGTAGGGCAGCACCCGAGCTATAAACATGCGGTAGAATTTTCCATTAACCAGTCAGATGCCATTACTTCGGTTTCAGAAAGCCTGAAAAGAGATACGTTGCAGTTTTTTAAAATAAAAAAAGAGATCCAGGTCATTACCAATTTTATTGATAATTCTGAGTTTGAAGAGCGCAATGACTGCCAAAGGACCCAGTTTGCCAATAATGACGAGAAAATCCTGATCCATGTTTCCAACTTACGCCCGGTAAAACGGATAGACGAAGTTCTGCAGATCTTTAAAAACGTCCAGAAAAAGGTAAAATCTAAATTAATCATCATCGGGGAAGGCCCGGACATGGAGAAAGTGAATCAGTTTTTAGAGGAAAACCCGGAACTGATTTCTAAAATCCGCCTGCTTGGCAAAGTTAATGACCTGTACAAAATCCTTCAGCTTTCGGATGTCTTCTTGCTGCCTTCCGAACAGGAAAGCTTCGGTCTTGCTGCGCTGGAAGCAATGGCTGCACATACGCCGGTCATCAGCTCCAATGCAGGAGGAATCCCTGAAGTGAACATCCAGGGCGAGACAGGATTCCTGGCGGAAATCGGTAACGTGGAAGCCATGAGCAATTATACCATTAAGATTCTGAGCAATGAGGAACTCCTGGCCCAGATGAAGAAAAATGCCAAAGCGCAGGCCATTAAATTTGACCTGAGAAACGTACTTCCGGTGTATGAGGAAATGTATAGAACAACGATTGAACATTTTAAAAACGAAATTACCACGATATAA
- a CDS encoding glycoside hydrolase family 3 protein, with product MKRLVYTLVFISFFLSLKINAQYQPENLSKEDLKKAHHWVDKTYRKLSQDEKLGQLFIVALYTNKGENEINAVRNIVVSDKIGGLILMQDDAAKEINLVNEFQQKSKVPLMIGMDAEWGVYQRIAAAYKFPWAMTLGAIQDKSLIEKMAAKIAEDCHRMGINWDFAPVVDVNTNPNNPIIGNRSFGSEVNNVITSALSYSNGLQKNNILAAIKHFPGHGDTSTDSHLDLPVVSHNLERLEAVELAPFRALMDKGIGGVMVAHLYVPALESGKGIPASVSKNIITGLLKEKLGYKGLIITDALNMGAVANKYKPGELDALAFKAGNDIMLFSQGVAEGKKLIQKAIDNGEIPQLRVEESVKKILLTKYFLGLDQYSPKNPEHINADLNDDSHKVLVQNLYSNALTLLKDEKKLLPVSGKQIYYVPLEEAPYQAFANRLGSDVIIKKAAEIRSIPSNSTVIAGFHKDNSTAYKPYKISEASKKVLADLTRNQNVILTVFGSAYALKDIDLSKVSTVLAAYENNDDSMTAAADALNGKTKIWGRLPVLVNDQLKAGAGIELNPVSENTITNQ from the coding sequence ATGAAAAGACTGGTTTATACTCTGGTTTTTATTTCCTTTTTTCTGAGTTTGAAAATCAATGCCCAGTATCAGCCTGAAAACCTCTCCAAAGAAGATTTGAAAAAGGCACACCACTGGGTTGACAAGACATACAGAAAACTTTCTCAGGATGAAAAACTGGGACAGCTGTTCATCGTAGCACTTTATACCAACAAAGGCGAAAACGAGATCAATGCCGTAAGAAATATCGTTGTCAGTGATAAAATCGGAGGGCTGATTCTGATGCAGGACGATGCAGCGAAAGAAATAAACCTTGTCAATGAATTCCAGCAAAAATCAAAAGTCCCCCTGATGATCGGGATGGATGCGGAATGGGGCGTGTACCAGAGAATTGCTGCTGCTTATAAATTTCCATGGGCAATGACGCTGGGAGCGATTCAGGATAAAAGCCTGATTGAGAAAATGGCAGCCAAGATTGCTGAAGACTGTCACCGGATGGGCATCAACTGGGATTTTGCGCCTGTGGTTGACGTCAATACCAATCCCAATAACCCGATCATCGGCAACCGGAGTTTTGGGTCAGAAGTGAATAATGTGATTACTTCTGCCCTGTCCTATTCAAACGGACTTCAGAAAAACAATATTTTAGCGGCAATAAAACACTTCCCGGGACACGGGGACACCAGTACGGATTCCCACTTAGACCTGCCTGTAGTTTCGCACAATCTGGAAAGACTGGAAGCTGTAGAACTTGCGCCTTTTAGGGCTTTAATGGATAAAGGCATCGGCGGCGTAATGGTAGCCCACCTTTATGTTCCCGCGCTCGAGTCCGGAAAGGGAATTCCGGCATCGGTTTCTAAGAACATCATTACAGGCCTGCTGAAGGAAAAATTAGGCTATAAAGGCTTAATCATTACAGATGCGTTGAATATGGGTGCCGTAGCCAATAAATACAAACCCGGAGAACTGGATGCCTTAGCTTTTAAAGCCGGAAATGATATTATGCTGTTTTCCCAAGGCGTGGCGGAAGGAAAAAAGCTAATCCAGAAAGCGATTGATAATGGAGAGATTCCACAGTTGAGGGTAGAGGAAAGTGTGAAGAAGATCCTTCTGACCAAATATTTTTTAGGATTAGACCAATATTCGCCCAAAAATCCTGAGCATATCAACGCGGACCTGAATGATGATTCCCACAAAGTTTTAGTTCAGAATTTGTATTCAAATGCGCTTACATTATTAAAGGATGAAAAAAAACTGCTTCCCGTAAGCGGGAAGCAAATCTACTATGTCCCTTTGGAAGAAGCACCTTATCAGGCTTTTGCCAATCGGCTGGGTTCAGATGTTATTATTAAAAAAGCAGCGGAAATCAGATCCATTCCTTCAAATTCAACCGTGATCGCAGGCTTCCATAAAGACAATTCAACCGCTTATAAGCCTTATAAAATTTCTGAGGCTTCAAAAAAAGTCCTGGCTGACCTTACCAGGAACCAGAATGTGATCCTTACTGTTTTCGGAAGCGCTTACGCCCTGAAAGATATTGACCTGTCTAAAGTTTCCACCGTTCTCGCAGCTTATGAAAACAATGATGATTCCATGACGGCAGCTGCAGATGCACTCAACGGAAAAACAAAAATATGGGGCAGGCTTCCCGTACTGGTCAATGATCAGTTAAAAGCCGGAGCCGGAATAGAATTGAATCCTGTTTCTGAAAATACAATTACGAATCAATAG